The sequence below is a genomic window from Desulfurobacterium atlanticum.
GCGAGCTGACCACCTTTTTTAGGTTTAAGTTCCACGTTATGAACTATAGTACCTACAGGAATGTTTCTCAAAGGAAGCGCATTTCCAACCTTTATCTCTGCATCAGGGCCAGAAACAACTGTATCTCCAACCTTTAATCCATCAGGCCAGATGATATACCTTTTCTCTCCGTCAGCATAAAAAAGAAGGGCTATTCTTGCACTTCTGTTAGGATCATACTCAATAGCTGCAACTTTTGCAGGAATACCTATCTTATCCCTCTTAAAGTCAATTATCCTGTAACGCCTTTTATGACCGCCACCCTTATGTCTTGTGGTTATCCTTCCCTGATTGTTTCTACCTGTTCCCCTGACAAAACCTACTGTCAAAGACTTTTCAGGTTCTGTTTTTGTAATCTCTGAAAAGTCAGAAACGGTCATAAAACGTCTACTTGGTGTATATGGTTTAAACTTCTTTATTCCCATTTCTCAACTCCTCTACTTACAGATTCTCAAGGTCTATCTCATACCCCGGTTTGAGAG
It includes:
- the rplB gene encoding 50S ribosomal protein L2; translation: MGIKKFKPYTPSRRFMTVSDFSEITKTEPEKSLTVGFVRGTGRNNQGRITTRHKGGGHKRRYRIIDFKRDKIGIPAKVAAIEYDPNRSARIALLFYADGEKRYIIWPDGLKVGDTVVSGPDAEIKVGNALPLRNIPVGTIVHNVELKPKKGGQLARSAGSFAQLMGKVGDYAQLRLPSGELRLVHLDCMATVGQVGNIDHENIVIGKAGRSRWLGIRPTVRGTAMNPVDHPHGGGEGRTFGKHPVTPWGQPTKGYKTRPKRKYSDRFIIKRRTK